The following proteins are encoded in a genomic region of Limosilactobacillus reuteri subsp. reuteri:
- a CDS encoding PolC-type DNA polymerase III: MGLSRQELFGKLLEQIHFPEKDNSAFRNAAVQSVVVHKKSRQWEFHLIFNKALPYDLFTQFNQSLQLGFKDIAKVSLKISTPMTELDESQIANYWQFIINKAISDTPMLQQACLQTAPEVKDGRVTLVVENEVIKDLLAQKALDKIEKSYQELGFPKFRIHPFVDQSASQAKIEELKAKHEKADAALAAKAAARIKKNEAAKKTAKKSAPVAPADGPVQLGRMIDSKQNVIQMKDIEGEERSVVVEGYVFNAEIRELRSGRQLLTFEITDYTSSFSVKKFSRNSDEEAQFANIKAGMWLKVRGPVQEDTWMRDLVITAYDVNEVTHIARQDKAPQDDKRVELHTHTTMSQMDATNSITELATRAHKWGHPAIAVTDHGNVQAFPEAFSVAQKTGIKMLYGMEANVVDDGIPLVYNENHEELAHQTYVIFDVETTGLSAIYDKVIELSAVKMQDGNVLERFDEFIDPGFPLSEQTTNLTSITTEMVQGSKTEEEVFQMFKDFCKGCIIAGHNVSFDMGFMNTGYERHQMGKIAEPVIDTLPLARFLYPDMRGYRLNTLSKKFKVALEHHHRANYDSEATGHLLYKFLKDAEARYDVKYVDDLNKHMEENNAYRHARPFHVTIFAQTQAGLKNLFKLVSLSNVEYFYRVPRIPRTVLTKYREGLLLGTACSSGEVFTAMMEKGYDQALEKARYYDFIEVQPKPNYAPLLEQHVIADEGHLEDILKNMVKLGDELEKTVVATGDVHYLDPHDGIYRKILINSQGGANPLNRTERPEVHFRTTDEMLNEFAFLGEEKAHELVVENSNKIAAEIDDNIRPVKDKLYPPHMKGAEQEIQDRTWNTARKWYGDPLPQLVQDRIELELNSIVKNGFSVHYLIAQRLVAKSNKDGYLVGSRGSVGSSVVATLSGITEVNPLPPHYRCPNCQFTHFYTQGEYSSGFDLPDKKCPKCGTLMVKDGHDIPFQTFLGFKGNKVPDIDLNFSGDYQPIAHNYMKVLFGEKNVFRAGTIGTVADKTAYGYVKAYERDTEKEFRKAEEDRLAKGATGVKRTTGQHPAGIIIVPDDMDIYDFTPVQYPADDQTAAWETTHFDFHSIHDNILKMDILGHDDPTMIRALQDLSGIDPQSIPMDDPGVMALFSSPKVLGVTEEQIQSKTGTLGLPEFGTRFVRGMLEDTHPKNYSQLLQISGLSHGTGVWLDNAQELIKQGIATIANVIGCRDNIMTDLIHYGMDSEISFQIMEHVRKGRGIPDEWQEKMHEANVPQWYMDSCLKIKYMFPRAHAAAYVLMALRIAYFKVYFPLVYYCAFFSVRADDFDVVAMSHGKDAVKQRMKEINDKGNDASAKEKNLLTILELANEMLERGFKFKMVDIEKSDASDWLIDGDSLIAPFRAVPGLGLNVAKQIVAAREERPFLSKEDLAERGKVSQTLIDFLTDNHVLDKLPDENQLSLF; this comes from the coding sequence GTGGGATTAAGTCGCCAAGAATTATTTGGAAAACTATTAGAACAAATTCACTTTCCAGAAAAAGACAATTCTGCATTCAGAAATGCCGCAGTTCAATCAGTTGTTGTTCATAAAAAGTCTCGGCAATGGGAATTTCACTTAATCTTTAATAAAGCTTTACCGTATGACCTATTTACGCAGTTCAATCAGAGCTTACAGCTAGGGTTTAAAGATATTGCTAAAGTTAGTTTAAAGATTAGTACTCCCATGACAGAACTTGATGAATCACAGATAGCTAATTATTGGCAGTTCATCATTAATAAGGCAATTAGTGATACACCAATGCTCCAACAAGCTTGCTTACAAACGGCTCCTGAGGTTAAGGATGGGCGTGTGACGCTGGTTGTCGAAAATGAGGTAATTAAAGACTTACTAGCACAGAAAGCATTAGATAAGATTGAAAAATCATACCAAGAGCTAGGATTTCCTAAATTTAGGATTCATCCGTTTGTTGACCAGTCAGCCTCGCAAGCAAAAATTGAAGAATTAAAGGCTAAACACGAGAAGGCCGATGCTGCACTTGCTGCCAAGGCGGCTGCCCGGATCAAGAAAAATGAGGCCGCAAAGAAGACAGCAAAGAAAAGTGCACCAGTCGCCCCTGCTGATGGCCCAGTCCAACTTGGCCGGATGATTGATAGTAAGCAGAATGTTATTCAAATGAAAGACATTGAGGGGGAAGAACGATCCGTAGTTGTTGAAGGATATGTATTTAATGCAGAAATTCGCGAACTACGCTCAGGTCGTCAATTATTAACGTTTGAAATTACGGACTATACTTCTTCTTTTTCTGTCAAGAAGTTCTCACGTAACAGTGATGAAGAAGCACAATTTGCCAATATCAAAGCAGGAATGTGGTTGAAAGTTCGCGGACCTGTACAAGAAGATACCTGGATGCGAGACTTGGTAATCACGGCTTATGATGTTAATGAAGTAACTCATATAGCGCGTCAAGATAAAGCTCCTCAAGATGATAAACGAGTTGAACTGCATACGCATACAACAATGAGTCAGATGGATGCCACTAATTCGATTACTGAGCTTGCAACTCGTGCTCATAAGTGGGGACATCCAGCAATTGCGGTAACCGATCATGGGAATGTCCAGGCTTTTCCGGAAGCATTTAGCGTGGCCCAAAAAACGGGCATTAAAATGCTATATGGGATGGAAGCTAATGTTGTTGATGATGGAATTCCATTGGTATATAACGAGAATCATGAAGAACTCGCTCATCAGACCTATGTCATTTTTGACGTGGAAACGACAGGGTTATCAGCAATTTACGATAAGGTAATTGAATTATCTGCAGTTAAAATGCAAGATGGAAATGTCTTAGAACGTTTTGATGAATTCATCGATCCTGGTTTCCCGTTATCAGAACAAACAACTAATTTAACTAGTATCACCACTGAAATGGTTCAGGGTTCAAAAACTGAAGAAGAAGTTTTTCAGATGTTTAAGGACTTTTGTAAGGGCTGTATCATTGCTGGTCATAACGTTTCATTTGATATGGGTTTTATGAATACTGGCTATGAACGTCATCAAATGGGAAAAATCGCGGAACCAGTAATCGATACATTACCACTGGCGCGATTCTTATATCCTGATATGCGAGGATACCGATTAAACACACTTAGTAAAAAATTTAAGGTAGCATTGGAACATCACCACCGTGCTAACTATGATTCGGAAGCTACAGGACACTTGCTTTATAAGTTCTTGAAAGATGCTGAAGCCCGTTATGATGTGAAGTATGTGGATGATTTAAATAAGCATATGGAAGAAAATAATGCTTACCGTCATGCGCGGCCTTTTCATGTAACGATTTTTGCACAGACCCAGGCTGGCTTGAAAAACTTATTTAAGTTAGTATCACTATCAAACGTTGAATATTTTTACCGGGTACCGCGAATCCCGCGAACAGTGCTGACGAAATATCGTGAAGGACTGCTTTTGGGAACTGCTTGTTCATCGGGAGAAGTATTTACCGCGATGATGGAGAAGGGTTACGATCAAGCACTAGAAAAGGCGCGCTACTATGATTTTATTGAAGTTCAGCCTAAGCCAAACTATGCACCGTTGCTTGAACAACACGTGATTGCAGATGAAGGTCACCTCGAAGATATCCTCAAAAATATGGTCAAACTGGGGGATGAGTTGGAAAAAACAGTGGTTGCCACTGGAGATGTCCATTACCTTGATCCACATGATGGAATTTACCGTAAGATCCTGATTAACTCGCAAGGTGGTGCAAACCCGTTAAATCGAACTGAGCGTCCAGAAGTTCACTTTAGAACGACTGATGAAATGCTAAATGAATTTGCTTTTCTCGGTGAAGAAAAAGCCCACGAATTAGTTGTGGAAAATAGTAATAAGATAGCAGCTGAGATTGATGACAATATTCGGCCGGTAAAAGATAAACTTTATCCACCGCATATGAAGGGGGCCGAACAGGAAATCCAAGATCGGACATGGAATACTGCGAGAAAATGGTATGGTGATCCTTTGCCACAACTAGTTCAGGACCGGATTGAATTAGAGTTGAACAGTATTGTTAAGAACGGTTTCTCTGTTCACTATTTAATTGCCCAACGACTAGTAGCTAAGTCCAATAAAGATGGATACTTAGTAGGTTCGCGGGGATCTGTTGGTTCAAGTGTGGTTGCAACGCTTTCGGGAATTACAGAAGTTAACCCGTTGCCACCACATTACCGTTGTCCAAATTGTCAATTTACCCACTTCTATACACAAGGGGAATATAGTTCAGGTTTCGATTTGCCAGATAAAAAATGTCCAAAGTGTGGCACTCTAATGGTAAAAGACGGTCATGATATTCCATTCCAAACTTTCCTTGGATTTAAGGGGAATAAGGTGCCGGATATTGATTTAAACTTCTCCGGTGACTACCAGCCAATTGCCCATAACTATATGAAAGTTTTATTCGGTGAAAAAAATGTATTCCGTGCCGGGACGATTGGTACGGTTGCCGATAAAACTGCATATGGATATGTGAAAGCTTACGAACGAGATACAGAAAAGGAATTTAGAAAGGCAGAGGAGGATCGCTTAGCAAAAGGAGCTACAGGTGTTAAGCGAACTACTGGTCAGCACCCAGCGGGAATTATTATTGTCCCTGATGATATGGATATTTATGACTTTACACCTGTACAGTATCCTGCTGATGACCAAACAGCTGCCTGGGAAACAACTCACTTTGATTTCCACTCGATTCACGATAATATTCTTAAAATGGATATTTTGGGGCATGATGATCCAACGATGATTCGTGCCTTACAAGACCTATCAGGAATTGATCCTCAATCGATTCCAATGGATGATCCAGGGGTGATGGCCTTATTCTCTAGTCCTAAGGTATTGGGTGTAACTGAAGAACAAATTCAAAGTAAAACTGGTACACTAGGATTGCCGGAATTCGGGACGCGATTTGTCCGGGGAATGCTGGAGGATACTCATCCGAAAAACTACTCGCAATTACTACAAATTTCTGGTCTTTCACATGGAACTGGGGTGTGGCTAGATAATGCCCAGGAACTAATCAAACAGGGAATTGCCACTATCGCTAATGTGATTGGTTGTCGTGATAACATCATGACCGACTTAATCCACTATGGAATGGACTCAGAAATTTCTTTCCAAATTATGGAACACGTACGGAAAGGTCGCGGAATTCCAGACGAGTGGCAAGAAAAGATGCATGAAGCTAATGTTCCACAATGGTATATGGATTCATGTTTGAAGATCAAGTACATGTTCCCGCGGGCGCACGCGGCTGCTTATGTTTTGATGGCTCTGCGAATTGCTTACTTTAAGGTTTACTTCCCGTTAGTTTATTATTGTGCATTCTTCTCTGTGCGCGCAGATGACTTTGATGTAGTTGCGATGTCTCACGGTAAAGATGCGGTTAAGCAACGGATGAAAGAAATCAATGATAAGGGAAACGATGCTAGTGCAAAAGAGAAGAATCTCTTAACAATCCTTGAACTAGCTAATGAGATGCTGGAACGGGGCTTCAAATTTAAGATGGTTGATATTGAAAAATCAGATGCCTCCGATTGGTTGATTGATGGTGATTCATTAATTGCACCATTCCGAGCAGTTCCTGGATTAGGACTAAACGTTGCTAAGCAAATTGTTGCCGCACGTGAAGAACGGCCATTCCTTTCTAAAGAAGATTTGGCAGAGCGCGGGAAGGTTTCGCAGACGCTGATTGATTTCCTCACCGATAATCATGTATTAGATAAGCTGCCTGACGAAAATCAACTTAGCTTGTTTTAA
- the rimP gene encoding ribosome maturation factor RimP, with the protein MSSVVETVTDLVTPILQDHDFYLYDLEFVKEGKSWYLRVYINKDGGITLEDCALVSDELSEALDNVEPDPIPQAYFLEVSSPGAERPLKKEEDYQRAIDHYIHISLYQQINGQKVYEGTLTQLSDKEITLDYLDKTRHRQITIDRQKIAQARLAIKF; encoded by the coding sequence TTGAGCAGTGTTGTAGAAACTGTAACAGATCTTGTAACGCCGATTTTACAGGACCATGATTTTTACTTATATGACTTAGAGTTTGTAAAAGAAGGTAAAAGCTGGTACCTCCGCGTTTATATTAATAAAGACGGTGGGATTACGCTAGAAGATTGCGCACTTGTCAGTGATGAATTAAGTGAAGCATTAGATAATGTTGAACCTGATCCAATTCCACAGGCTTACTTTTTAGAAGTTTCCTCACCAGGTGCTGAACGCCCACTAAAGAAAGAGGAAGATTATCAACGAGCAATTGACCATTACATTCACATCTCTCTTTACCAACAGATTAATGGTCAAAAGGTTTATGAGGGTACCTTAACGCAATTATCTGATAAAGAAATTACGTTGGATTATTTAGATAAGACTCGTCATCGGCAAATTACGATTGATCGTCAGAAAATTGCCCAGGCCCGATTAGCGATTAAATTCTAG
- a CDS encoding proline--tRNA ligase — protein sequence MKQSKVLIPTKKEAPSDAEALSHKMMIRAGYIYQVSAGVWSYLPLAYRVIRKVENIIRDEMDKAGAVEMLMPGLLPADLWKESGRYESYGDNLFKLKDRRDRDFILGPTHEETFTEVLRDSIKSYKKLPLVVYQLQDKFRDEDRPRYGILRGKEFEMLDGYSFSADQEGLDEAYNNQAKAYRNIFDRIGLNYKVILADSGTMGGKNSQEFSAPAEVGEDIIAYTDGDYAANIEKAESKFTGVQQTAVPAPIEKKATPGAHTVYEAAESLDLDPNQVIKSMLYIAKMSEDEYQPVLVLMRGDDEVNEAKVINALDCEELELATEEDAEKYLNAHPGSLGPVGVGEEVKILADNYVKVLVNMACGANEDGYHYVNANIDRDFRVDQFGDFRNVKEGEIAPDGQPLKFTPGIEIGHIFKLGTHYSSKLGAQVLDSNGRLTDVIMGSYGIGVTRLLSAVAEQNADENGLVWPDSIAPFDVHVIPVNAKKEDQMAMADKIDQQLTEAGYEVLVDDRKERAGVKFADSDLIGIPIRVTVGKKAQDGIVEIKIRKTGETVEVKQEELVNTVGILLKQLNEEKNK from the coding sequence ATGATTCGTGCCGGATACATTTACCAAGTATCTGCGGGGGTATGGTCATATTTGCCATTAGCTTACCGGGTTATTCGCAAAGTAGAAAATATTATTCGTGACGAAATGGATAAGGCAGGAGCGGTTGAAATGCTTATGCCGGGACTTCTTCCAGCTGATTTATGGAAGGAATCTGGTCGTTACGAAAGCTATGGTGATAATCTTTTCAAACTTAAAGATCGTCGTGACCGTGACTTTATTTTGGGCCCAACTCATGAAGAAACCTTTACTGAAGTATTGCGTGATAGTATTAAGTCGTACAAGAAGCTTCCATTAGTAGTTTACCAATTACAGGATAAGTTTCGTGATGAAGATCGTCCTAGGTACGGTATTCTACGTGGAAAAGAATTTGAAATGCTTGACGGTTACTCCTTCTCAGCAGATCAAGAGGGATTAGACGAAGCCTACAATAATCAAGCAAAGGCTTACCGGAACATTTTTGATCGGATTGGCTTAAACTATAAAGTTATTCTCGCTGATTCGGGAACAATGGGTGGTAAGAACTCACAAGAATTCTCTGCACCAGCTGAAGTAGGGGAAGACATAATCGCTTATACTGATGGAGATTACGCTGCCAATATTGAGAAGGCTGAAAGTAAATTTACCGGTGTACAACAAACAGCAGTTCCGGCACCAATCGAGAAGAAGGCTACTCCGGGTGCTCATACGGTATATGAAGCTGCAGAAAGTTTAGATCTTGACCCTAATCAAGTAATTAAATCGATGCTTTACATTGCTAAAATGAGTGAAGATGAATACCAACCAGTCTTAGTATTAATGCGTGGCGACGATGAAGTTAATGAAGCAAAGGTAATAAATGCTCTTGATTGTGAAGAACTAGAATTAGCTACAGAAGAAGATGCCGAAAAGTACCTCAATGCTCATCCAGGATCACTTGGACCTGTAGGAGTAGGAGAAGAAGTAAAAATTCTTGCTGATAATTATGTTAAGGTCTTAGTTAATATGGCATGTGGTGCCAATGAAGATGGTTACCACTATGTTAATGCTAATATTGATCGCGACTTCCGCGTTGATCAGTTTGGTGACTTCCGGAATGTTAAAGAAGGAGAAATTGCTCCTGATGGTCAACCACTTAAATTTACTCCCGGAATTGAAATTGGTCATATCTTTAAGTTGGGTACTCATTACTCAAGCAAACTTGGTGCCCAAGTCCTTGATAGCAATGGTCGGTTGACAGACGTAATCATGGGAAGTTACGGTATTGGTGTAACCCGTCTATTGTCAGCTGTTGCAGAACAAAATGCTGATGAAAATGGTCTTGTCTGGCCTGATAGTATTGCTCCATTTGATGTTCACGTAATTCCGGTTAATGCGAAGAAAGAAGATCAAATGGCAATGGCTGATAAGATCGATCAACAATTAACTGAAGCTGGTTATGAGGTATTAGTAGATGACCGGAAAGAACGAGCAGGGGTTAAATTTGCTGATTCAGATTTGATTGGTATTCCAATTCGGGTTACTGTTGGTAAGAAAGCTCAAGATGGTATTGTTGAAATTAAGATCCGTAAAACTGGTGAAACTGTTGAAGTTAAACAGGAAGAGCTAGTAAATACGGTGGGAATTTTACTAAAGCAATTGAACGAGGAAAAAAACAAATAA
- the nusA gene encoding transcription termination factor NusA, producing the protein MSKPKINTEMIGALDYLEKEKGIKKEIVIEALEQALESAYKQNYGDKNVEVEFNSLTGNIKVYAVKTITDDEEAVEADSNEFMSLADARKLPHGQGYDIGDEIREEVTPRDFGRIAAQTAKQVVMQRLREEERKIIYDRYKTYENEIITGEVSREDKRFTYVDLGDGVEGAMGFRDKMPNEHYHVHDRIQVYVTKVNDDRRGPQIFVSRTAPELLKRLFEREVPEIKDGTVLIENIAREAGDRAKVAVYSNDPNVDPVGTCVGPRGSRVQAIVNELDGENMDIVEYVKDPAKFIANALNPAEVLDVIFNEEKAASETEDSEGEETTEGQTERSCTVVVPDSQLSLAIGKRGQNARLAARLTKYKIDIKSESEMAENDQESEEVADSEENIDNNEE; encoded by the coding sequence GTGAGTAAGCCAAAAATTAACACTGAGATGATTGGCGCCCTTGATTATCTTGAAAAAGAAAAGGGTATCAAGAAAGAGATTGTTATTGAAGCGTTAGAACAAGCACTTGAATCAGCATACAAGCAAAATTACGGTGATAAGAATGTTGAAGTAGAATTCAATTCATTGACTGGGAATATTAAAGTCTACGCTGTAAAAACAATTACTGATGATGAAGAAGCAGTCGAAGCAGATAGCAACGAATTTATGAGTTTAGCTGATGCACGGAAGCTTCCTCATGGCCAAGGGTATGATATTGGTGATGAAATTCGCGAAGAAGTTACTCCTCGTGACTTTGGTCGGATTGCTGCCCAAACTGCTAAACAAGTGGTAATGCAACGTCTCCGTGAAGAAGAACGGAAAATTATTTACGACAGGTACAAGACTTATGAAAACGAGATTATCACTGGTGAAGTTTCACGAGAAGATAAGCGTTTCACATACGTTGATTTAGGAGATGGCGTAGAAGGTGCTATGGGCTTTAGAGATAAGATGCCTAATGAGCACTACCATGTCCATGATCGGATTCAAGTATACGTAACGAAAGTAAATGACGATCGTCGGGGACCACAAATCTTTGTTAGCCGGACTGCTCCAGAACTTTTGAAGCGATTATTTGAACGAGAAGTGCCTGAAATCAAGGATGGGACTGTCTTAATCGAAAATATTGCTCGTGAAGCAGGTGATCGTGCTAAGGTTGCGGTATACTCAAATGATCCTAATGTTGATCCAGTTGGGACTTGCGTTGGTCCACGAGGTTCTCGTGTCCAAGCAATCGTTAATGAACTTGATGGCGAGAATATGGATATTGTGGAATACGTTAAGGATCCCGCTAAGTTTATCGCTAATGCGTTGAACCCAGCAGAAGTACTTGATGTAATCTTTAACGAAGAGAAGGCAGCAAGCGAAACTGAGGATAGCGAAGGAGAAGAAACGACTGAAGGACAAACAGAACGTTCTTGCACTGTCGTTGTTCCAGATAGCCAATTATCCTTAGCCATTGGTAAGCGGGGACAAAATGCTCGTCTCGCTGCTCGTTTGACTAAGTACAAGATTGATATCAAGTCTGAATCTGAAATGGCTGAAAATGATCAAGAATCTGAAGAAGTAGCTGATTCAGAAGAAAATATTGACAATAACGAAGAATAA
- the rnpM gene encoding RNase P modulator RnpM, which produces MKKRKIPMRKDIVTGEMMPKRQLIRVVKNKENEVSLDPTGKKPGRGAYVAVDVDIAKRAKKEKTFEKAFHVQLDESFYDELIKYADHLQARQELFGNDQK; this is translated from the coding sequence ATGAAAAAGAGAAAAATACCGATGCGTAAAGACATTGTTACCGGTGAAATGATGCCCAAACGGCAATTAATTCGGGTAGTTAAGAATAAGGAAAATGAAGTATCCTTAGACCCAACTGGTAAGAAGCCTGGTCGTGGAGCATATGTTGCAGTAGATGTGGATATTGCAAAGCGGGCCAAGAAAGAAAAAACTTTTGAAAAGGCTTTTCATGTTCAACTTGATGAATCATTTTATGATGAATTAATCAAGTATGCAGACCACCTACAGGCACGACAAGAGTTATTTGGTAATGATCAAAAATAA